In a genomic window of uncultured Flavobacterium sp.:
- a CDS encoding OmpA family protein: MKKLLVIIFVFSIQFINAQDQELVRAKKFFDRTYYAEAIILYEKLAEEKPSQEVIKNLADSYYYTNDLVKAQRYYRLLVKNYSNDLNKDYYYRYAQTLKATNSYDDANTVLREYYTKSGKPEDLANFENEVKILENVSAIGKRFEINNLAINTPNSEFGAVKYKDNLVFAGVKLKPGFFDKKYKWDNETYLNIVKVPLQSINSAEAPITYFADELKTGMHESNAVFTKDGKTIYFTRNNSKNGRKKKNDQKISNLQIFKVELVEGKWTNIVSLPFNSPNYSVEHPALSPDEKVLYFASDMPGTLGSFDIYSVNINKGAFDTPRNLGPNVNTDKREQFPFVSEDNKLYFSSDGHLGYGSLDVFVSEINGNEYTKAINIGLPLNSNSDDFSFNVDSNTKEGYFASNREGGKGSDDIYTFKETKELIVEDCKQYIAGTITDINTNLVLENATVIVQDSDKKTLNTITTGSDGKFSFTVACESSYTIVAFKEKYTNESRNLVIGNVRYATNDGSLALKSLDAIKLEEKQNAENKRKQEIIIEEENKKKEALKLVALKEATEAKKKEKVAEILKQEKDVVKDNKDRLIIKTDPIYFDYNMWYIRKESKVVLGRVVALMNKYPGMVIEIGSHTDSRGNAKFNEQLSQKRANSTRDFIIQSGINASRVTAKGYGESVPIIKCKTDDSCSEEEHELNRRSEFVINKL; the protein is encoded by the coding sequence ATGAAAAAACTACTCGTTATTATATTCGTATTTTCAATACAGTTTATAAATGCCCAGGATCAGGAATTGGTTAGAGCAAAGAAATTTTTTGATAGAACGTATTACGCCGAAGCCATTATATTATATGAAAAATTAGCCGAAGAAAAACCTTCTCAGGAAGTCATTAAAAATCTGGCAGACTCTTATTATTATACTAATGATCTGGTAAAAGCGCAACGTTACTATAGACTTCTAGTTAAAAACTATAGTAATGATTTAAACAAAGATTATTATTATAGATACGCACAGACACTAAAAGCGACAAATAGTTATGATGATGCAAATACTGTTCTAAGAGAATATTATACGAAATCAGGCAAACCTGAAGATCTTGCTAATTTTGAAAATGAAGTAAAAATATTAGAAAATGTATCTGCAATTGGTAAACGATTTGAGATTAATAATCTGGCTATAAACACGCCAAATTCCGAGTTTGGAGCCGTAAAATATAAAGACAATTTAGTTTTTGCCGGAGTAAAACTAAAACCGGGATTTTTTGATAAAAAGTACAAATGGGATAATGAAACTTATCTTAATATTGTAAAAGTTCCACTTCAGAGTATTAATTCTGCTGAAGCTCCAATTACTTATTTTGCCGATGAATTAAAAACCGGAATGCACGAATCAAATGCTGTTTTTACAAAAGATGGAAAAACAATTTATTTTACACGTAATAATTCTAAAAACGGAAGAAAGAAAAAGAACGATCAGAAAATCTCAAATCTTCAGATTTTTAAAGTCGAATTAGTCGAAGGAAAATGGACAAACATAGTTTCATTACCATTTAATAGCCCAAATTATTCTGTAGAACATCCTGCGCTAAGTCCAGACGAAAAAGTATTATACTTTGCATCTGATATGCCGGGAACATTAGGTTCATTTGATATTTATTCCGTAAATATTAATAAAGGAGCATTTGACACTCCGCGAAATTTAGGTCCAAATGTTAATACAGATAAAAGAGAACAATTTCCTTTTGTTTCTGAAGATAATAAACTTTATTTCTCTTCAGATGGACATTTAGGTTATGGATCGCTTGACGTTTTTGTTTCTGAAATAAATGGAAATGAATACACGAAAGCAATTAATATCGGTTTACCATTAAACTCAAATTCAGATGATTTTTCGTTTAATGTTGATTCAAATACCAAAGAAGGATATTTTGCGTCAAATAGAGAAGGAGGAAAAGGGAGCGATGACATTTATACATTCAAAGAAACAAAAGAGTTAATTGTAGAAGATTGCAAACAATATATCGCAGGAACAATTACGGATATAAATACCAATTTGGTTCTTGAAAATGCGACCGTAATAGTGCAGGATTCGGATAAAAAGACATTAAATACAATTACGACAGGTTCAGATGGGAAATTCAGTTTTACAGTTGCCTGCGAAAGCTCTTATACAATTGTTGCTTTTAAAGAAAAATACACCAACGAATCTAGAAATCTGGTAATTGGAAATGTGAGATATGCGACTAACGATGGTTCATTGGCACTAAAATCATTAGATGCAATTAAACTGGAAGAGAAGCAAAACGCCGAAAACAAGAGAAAGCAAGAGATTATCATAGAAGAAGAAAACAAGAAAAAAGAAGCATTAAAACTTGTTGCCTTAAAAGAAGCGACCGAAGCCAAGAAAAAGGAAAAAGTAGCTGAGATTTTAAAACAGGAAAAAGATGTTGTAAAAGACAATAAAGACCGATTAATTATCAAAACAGATCCTATTTATTTTGATTACAATATGTGGTATATCCGAAAAGAATCTAAAGTAGTTTTAGGACGAGTTGTAGCTTTGATGAATAAATATCCGGGAATGGTTATCGAAATTGGTTCGCATACAGATTCACGCGGAAACGCTAAATTTAATGAACAACTGTCTCAAAAAAGGGCAAATTCGACCAGAGATTTTATCATTCAGTCTGGTATAAATGCAAGTCGTGTTACTGCTAAAGGTTATGGAGAATCTGTGCCAATTATAAAATGTAAAACAGATGATTCCTGCTCAGAAGAAGAACACGAATTAAACAGACGAAGCGAATTTGTAATTAATAAGTTGTAA
- a CDS encoding DUF1573 domain-containing protein, with product MKNVATFIVIALFCTIGYAQNGPKIEFAASDNTIDYGKISKGDNGVRSFEFTNTGDAPLLITGAESTVSSIVVTKPAAAILPGKKGKIDVKYNMVSGPIRKTITVETNAVNYPDGRVALKIKGEVL from the coding sequence ATGAAAAATGTTGCCACTTTTATTGTAATCGCATTGTTTTGTACAATTGGTTATGCTCAAAACGGCCCAAAAATTGAATTTGCTGCCTCAGACAACACAATTGATTATGGAAAAATTTCTAAGGGTGATAATGGAGTTCGCTCTTTTGAATTTACAAACACTGGAGATGCGCCTCTATTAATTACCGGAGCAGAATCTACAGTAAGCTCAATTGTCGTTACAAAACCAGCAGCAGCTATTTTGCCTGGTAAAAAAGGAAAAATTGATGTAAAATACAATATGGTTTCCGGTCCTATTCGTAAAACAATTACCGTTGAGACCAACGCCGTTAACTACCCTGATGGTAGAGTTGCCTTAAAAATTAAAGGCGAAGTTTTATAA
- a CDS encoding valine--tRNA ligase, producing the protein MSIPAQFDAKTIENKWYDYWMKNNYFHSEPDHRTPYTIVIPPPNVTGVLHMGHMLNNTIQDVLIRRARLKGFNACWVPGTDHASIATEAKVVAKLKAEGINKNDLTREEFLAHAWEWTDKYGGVILDQLKKLGASCDWERTKFTMDPDMSASVIKSFVDLYNKGLIYRGYRMVNWDPEAKTTLSDEEVIYEEQQGKLFFLKYKIEGTEEFLTIATTRPETIFGDTAICINPNDERFTHLKGKKAIVPICGRVIPIIEDEYVDVEFGTGCLKVTPAHDMNDKTLGEKHNLEIVDIFNEDATLNSFGLHYQGKDRFVVRTEVAKELEEIGALAKTEIHLNKVGTSERTKAVIEPRLSDQWFLKMEDLVKPAIQSVLVDGDIKLHPKRFENTYAHWLNNIRDWNISRQLWWGQQIPAYYYGDGKEDFVVANDKYEAVAILEETKGIIISFEELRQDEDALDTWFSSWLWPMSVFGGIMDPESADYKYYYPTNDLVTGPDILFFWVARMIIAGYEYAGEKPFTNVYLTGLVRDKQRRKMSKSLGNSPDPLDLIEKFSADGVRVGLLLSASAGNDIMFDEELCNQGKAFSNKIWNAFKLIKGWEVSETIAQPESSKVAIEWYEAKLQQTLVDIEGNFEKYRISDSLMAIYKLVWDDFCNWFLEMIKPAYQQPIDKATFDKAIEMLESNLKLLHPFMPFLTEEIWHLIADRTPEEALIVSTWPELKPFNASLISDFESTIEVISGIRTIRKDKNIPFKDAIELKAINSENITTYFDTIVTKLGNISAFEYVSSKVDGALSFRVKSNEYFIPISGNINVEEEIAKLTAELVYTQGFLKSVQAKLSNEKFVAGAPEKVLANEKQKEADALAKIATIEQSISGLK; encoded by the coding sequence ATGAGTATTCCAGCACAATTTGACGCTAAAACGATCGAGAATAAATGGTATGATTACTGGATGAAAAACAACTATTTTCATTCAGAACCAGATCATAGAACACCTTATACAATTGTAATTCCGCCGCCAAACGTCACAGGAGTTTTGCACATGGGACATATGTTGAATAACACAATTCAGGATGTTTTGATTCGTAGAGCGCGTCTTAAAGGTTTCAATGCTTGTTGGGTTCCGGGAACGGATCACGCATCAATTGCAACCGAAGCAAAAGTTGTAGCAAAATTAAAAGCGGAAGGAATCAATAAAAATGATTTAACCCGCGAAGAATTTTTAGCGCACGCTTGGGAATGGACAGATAAATATGGCGGAGTAATTCTTGATCAGCTTAAAAAGCTTGGAGCTTCTTGCGATTGGGAAAGAACCAAATTTACAATGGATCCTGATATGTCAGCTTCTGTAATTAAATCGTTTGTTGATTTATATAACAAAGGATTGATTTATAGAGGTTACAGAATGGTAAACTGGGATCCTGAAGCAAAAACGACTCTTTCTGATGAAGAAGTTATTTATGAAGAACAACAAGGAAAATTATTTTTCTTAAAATATAAAATTGAAGGAACTGAGGAATTTTTGACTATTGCTACAACTCGTCCTGAAACTATTTTTGGAGATACGGCAATTTGTATCAATCCAAATGATGAGCGTTTTACACATTTAAAAGGTAAAAAAGCAATCGTTCCTATTTGTGGCCGAGTAATTCCGATTATCGAAGACGAATATGTAGATGTAGAATTCGGAACTGGATGTTTAAAAGTGACTCCGGCGCACGATATGAACGATAAAACATTAGGAGAAAAACACAATCTAGAAATCGTTGATATCTTTAATGAAGATGCTACATTAAATAGCTTCGGATTGCATTATCAAGGAAAAGATCGTTTTGTGGTTCGTACCGAAGTTGCAAAAGAATTAGAAGAAATTGGAGCTTTGGCGAAGACCGAAATCCATTTAAATAAAGTTGGAACATCTGAAAGAACTAAAGCTGTAATCGAACCAAGATTATCAGATCAATGGTTCTTGAAAATGGAAGATTTAGTAAAACCGGCAATCCAATCTGTTTTGGTTGATGGCGATATTAAATTACACCCAAAACGTTTTGAGAATACTTACGCACATTGGTTAAACAATATCCGCGATTGGAATATCTCTCGCCAATTATGGTGGGGACAACAAATTCCTGCGTATTATTATGGAGACGGAAAAGAAGATTTCGTAGTTGCTAATGATAAATACGAAGCAGTTGCAATATTAGAAGAGACAAAAGGAATTATCATTAGTTTTGAAGAATTACGTCAAGACGAAGATGCATTAGATACTTGGTTTTCATCTTGGCTTTGGCCAATGTCAGTTTTTGGTGGAATAATGGATCCGGAAAGTGCAGATTATAAATATTATTATCCAACAAATGACTTGGTTACAGGTCCGGATATTTTGTTTTTCTGGGTTGCCAGAATGATTATCGCCGGTTACGAATATGCAGGAGAAAAACCATTTACAAATGTATATTTAACAGGTTTAGTACGTGATAAACAACGTCGTAAAATGTCTAAATCATTAGGAAATTCTCCTGATCCGTTAGACTTGATCGAAAAGTTTAGTGCAGATGGAGTTCGTGTAGGATTGCTTTTGAGTGCTTCTGCAGGAAACGATATTATGTTTGATGAAGAATTATGTAATCAAGGAAAAGCGTTCTCTAATAAAATATGGAATGCCTTTAAACTGATTAAAGGTTGGGAAGTTTCTGAAACTATTGCGCAACCGGAATCATCAAAAGTAGCAATCGAATGGTACGAAGCTAAATTGCAGCAAACATTAGTTGATATTGAAGGTAATTTTGAGAAATACAGAATTTCAGATTCATTAATGGCAATTTATAAATTGGTTTGGGATGATTTCTGTAATTGGTTTTTAGAAATGATCAAACCAGCTTATCAACAACCAATCGATAAAGCAACGTTTGATAAAGCAATCGAAATGTTAGAAAGTAACTTGAAATTGTTACATCCTTTCATGCCTTTCTTAACAGAAGAAATTTGGCATTTAATTGCTGACAGAACTCCAGAAGAAGCTTTAATTGTTTCGACTTGGCCAGAATTAAAACCATTTAATGCAAGTTTAATTTCTGATTTCGAAAGTACAATCGAAGTAATTTCTGGAATTAGAACGATCAGAAAAGATAAAAATATTCCATTTAAAGATGCAATCGAATTAAAAGCAATCAATAGCGAGAATATCACAACTTATTTCGATACAATCGTAACGAAATTGGGTAATATCTCAGCTTTCGAATATGTTTCTTCTAAAGTTGACGGTGCGTTATCTTTCCGTGTAAAATCAAATGAATATTTCATTCCGATTTCTGGAAACATCAACGTTGAAGAAGAAATTGCAAAATTAACTGCAGAGTTAGTTTATACGCAAGGTTTTTTAAAATCAGTTCAGGCAAAATTATCAAACGAAAAATTTGTTGCCGGAGCACCAGAAAAAGTTTTGGCTAACGAAAAACAAAAAGAAGCTGATGCTTTAGCAAAAATTGCTACAATCGAGCAAAGTATTTCTGGTTTGAAATAA
- a CDS encoding amino acid permease produces MSDSRKNQLQKSLGLSFNIAVLIGGTIGVGILRTPGTIASMLDNYWLIVASWLFGGLFVLIGANSYAELATMLPKAGGSYNYIKRAFGNYAGFLSGWFDYITNAIPPAFYCIVISEYIIILFPDLKNYSTEMAISLLIAFVLLHVSGVKNGSTIQQITSFLKVICFFALVVACFMYSGVKLAPIPKDNTAVQIGLLFGFFKSLQLIIGTYNGWNSVCFFAEENDNPGKNIPKSLYSGVLLVIAIYILINVAFFYVLPVENVAKSNLAAADVANIIFGKNGAIIVTVISIFSLISILNAFMMIPPRILYGLSRDGFFIEKGTTVNKGGTPIVALLVSSLFSLFLICIGSFEVLFSFAAFTSIIVWGLAYCSLIKLRKSEPDLPRPYRSAWYPWTTIIAIAASLALLIGFVFSDPKSFIIIVGITLISYPLFLILKRRK; encoded by the coding sequence ATGTCAGATTCCAGGAAAAACCAATTACAAAAAAGTCTCGGATTAAGTTTTAATATCGCTGTTTTGATTGGAGGAACAATTGGCGTTGGAATTTTAAGAACTCCCGGAACAATTGCATCAATGTTAGATAATTATTGGCTTATTGTTGCATCTTGGCTTTTTGGCGGATTGTTTGTCTTAATTGGTGCAAATTCTTATGCAGAACTGGCTACAATGCTTCCTAAAGCCGGAGGATCTTACAATTATATCAAAAGAGCTTTTGGCAATTATGCCGGATTTCTTTCAGGTTGGTTTGATTATATTACCAATGCTATTCCGCCTGCTTTTTACTGCATTGTAATAAGTGAATATATTATAATTTTATTTCCCGATCTTAAAAATTATTCGACCGAAATGGCGATTTCTCTCTTAATTGCCTTTGTTTTATTACACGTAAGCGGCGTAAAAAACGGAAGCACAATTCAGCAAATTACCAGTTTCTTAAAAGTGATTTGTTTTTTTGCTTTGGTTGTTGCTTGTTTTATGTATTCGGGAGTGAAATTGGCTCCAATTCCAAAAGACAATACTGCGGTTCAAATTGGTTTATTATTTGGATTTTTCAAATCACTTCAACTTATTATCGGAACTTATAACGGTTGGAATAGCGTTTGCTTTTTTGCAGAAGAAAATGATAATCCGGGCAAGAATATTCCAAAGTCATTGTATAGCGGCGTTTTACTGGTAATCGCAATTTATATTTTAATAAACGTTGCCTTCTTTTATGTTTTGCCTGTTGAAAATGTTGCGAAATCAAATTTGGCTGCAGCCGATGTTGCCAATATAATTTTCGGAAAAAACGGAGCAATTATCGTTACCGTAATTTCTATTTTCTCTTTGATTAGTATTCTGAATGCTTTTATGATGATTCCTCCAAGAATTCTATACGGATTAAGCCGCGATGGTTTTTTTATCGAAAAAGGAACAACTGTAAACAAAGGCGGAACTCCAATTGTGGCACTTTTGGTTTCATCATTATTTAGCTTATTTCTGATTTGTATTGGTTCGTTTGAAGTCTTATTTTCATTTGCAGCCTTCACTTCGATTATCGTTTGGGGATTAGCCTATTGTTCCCTTATAAAACTCAGAAAATCAGAACCGGATTTACCAAGACCTTATCGCTCTGCTTGGTATCCTTGGACAACTATTATTGCAATTGCAGCTTCATTGGCATTATTAATTGGTTTTGTATTTAGCGATCCTAAAAGCTTTATAATTATTGTTGGTATAACGTTGATTTCTTATCCTTTGTTTTTGATTTTGAAAAGAAGGAAGTAA
- a CDS encoding TonB-dependent siderophore receptor, protein MKYNLLLALSFISFASYSQNYTNAESGSAVNDTVKNKKGEILNEVIVTKNKEPKPVTAVRSGLKPMDNPQSIQVIGSEVIEQQQAIRLSEVIKNANGVYVSSARGGAQESFFSRGYDMSTNNMFKNGFRYNSGSIPDVSGLEKVEFLKGGSALLFGNVAPGGVLNLVTKTPSFKSGGEISMQMGSFSFYKPSFDFYGPLNKSIAFRINGSYENSESFRDVVKNERLYVNPSLLFIVNPKTQITVQGDYLTADWTPDFGTGIIGKQILDLPRNAFYGSLWSNGNTKSASASVLLNHDFNKNWKLNFNSSFQTYNRGQKSTAQLSNLDDTKIYPVPGYWNRGLTQTKNLEQILGDQLSLQGNFNTGSVKHQIFTGADWENSFATAYTYAFSEKAVKVNGKYDPSLYDTINLFDFDPSTQRNDIPNARATQIAKTETNRFGAYFQDLISITDKFKVLAGVRWSWQEAEVTTYKETLVSGVQTVSPEKATPVVGSKKLDNAFSPKFGLIYQPIKEISLFGSYSSSFTPNTGTTADLKPIAPSIIDQYEAGIKTDFLNGLFGANVTVYQITNSNLAQTAEFKADGTTPNIDTNVKVLSGETKSKGIEIDLTARPVEGLSIIAGYSYNDMRYTKTSGLNGSFIEGDRLARTPANTANLSFFYTLQDGFFKGVSVGAIGNYIGKRTGGWNSQYDSTKPNGIWDREIPLEGYTTIDVSAGYTWRKISILCKLSNITNELNYTVHENYSVNPIAPRQILTSLRYKF, encoded by the coding sequence ATGAAATATAATTTACTACTTGCTTTATCTTTTATAAGTTTTGCGTCTTACAGTCAAAACTATACGAACGCAGAAAGCGGTTCTGCGGTAAATGATACTGTAAAAAATAAAAAAGGAGAAATTCTTAATGAGGTAATTGTTACTAAAAATAAAGAACCAAAACCTGTTACAGCTGTTCGTTCTGGTTTGAAACCAATGGATAATCCTCAAAGTATACAAGTTATTGGCTCTGAAGTTATAGAGCAACAACAAGCTATTCGTTTAAGCGAAGTCATAAAAAACGCTAATGGAGTTTATGTAAGTTCTGCTCGTGGTGGAGCTCAGGAATCTTTCTTCTCAAGAGGATACGATATGAGTACCAACAATATGTTTAAAAATGGATTTCGTTATAATTCAGGTTCTATTCCCGATGTTTCAGGCTTAGAAAAAGTTGAATTCCTAAAAGGTGGTTCTGCTTTATTATTTGGAAATGTTGCTCCGGGTGGTGTATTAAATTTGGTAACTAAAACACCATCATTCAAAAGTGGTGGCGAAATTTCGATGCAAATGGGAAGTTTCTCTTTTTATAAACCTTCTTTTGATTTTTACGGACCTCTTAATAAGTCTATTGCTTTTAGAATCAATGGTTCTTATGAAAACTCAGAAAGTTTTAGAGATGTTGTAAAAAATGAGCGTTTATATGTAAATCCATCTTTGCTTTTCATTGTCAATCCTAAAACACAAATTACAGTTCAGGGAGATTATCTAACTGCAGATTGGACTCCGGATTTTGGTACGGGAATTATAGGAAAACAAATTCTTGATTTACCGCGTAATGCTTTTTACGGTTCTCTTTGGTCTAATGGTAACACAAAATCTGCCAGCGCATCGGTATTATTAAATCATGATTTCAATAAAAACTGGAAACTTAATTTTAATAGTTCATTCCAGACTTATAATAGAGGTCAAAAATCTACAGCTCAATTGTCTAATCTAGATGATACTAAAATATATCCAGTTCCTGGTTACTGGAATAGAGGATTAACTCAGACAAAAAACTTAGAGCAAATTCTTGGAGACCAATTAAGCCTTCAAGGAAACTTTAATACAGGATCTGTAAAACATCAAATCTTTACAGGTGCAGATTGGGAAAATTCATTTGCAACCGCTTACACTTACGCTTTTAGCGAAAAAGCAGTTAAAGTAAATGGTAAATATGATCCGAGTCTTTATGATACTATCAATCTTTTTGATTTCGATCCTTCGACACAAAGAAACGATATTCCGAATGCAAGAGCTACTCAAATCGCAAAAACAGAAACGAATCGTTTTGGTGCCTATTTTCAAGACTTGATTTCTATTACAGATAAATTCAAAGTTTTAGCTGGTGTTCGTTGGTCTTGGCAAGAAGCTGAAGTAACAACTTACAAAGAAACACTTGTTAGCGGAGTTCAAACCGTGAGTCCGGAAAAAGCAACGCCTGTTGTTGGTAGCAAAAAACTGGATAATGCTTTTTCTCCAAAATTTGGATTGATTTACCAACCAATTAAAGAAATCTCTTTGTTTGGTAGCTATTCAAGTTCATTTACTCCAAATACAGGAACAACTGCAGATTTAAAACCAATTGCTCCATCAATTATTGATCAATATGAAGCAGGAATCAAAACAGATTTCTTAAACGGACTTTTTGGTGCAAATGTTACAGTTTATCAAATTACGAACAGTAATTTAGCACAAACAGCTGAATTTAAAGCTGACGGAACAACTCCAAACATTGACACTAACGTAAAAGTTTTAAGTGGAGAAACTAAAAGTAAAGGTATCGAAATTGACCTTACAGCAAGACCAGTTGAAGGTTTAAGTATTATTGCAGGTTACAGTTATAATGATATGCGTTATACCAAAACTTCAGGTTTAAACGGAAGTTTTATCGAAGGTGATCGTTTAGCAAGAACTCCTGCAAATACAGCAAATTTAAGTTTCTTCTATACCTTGCAAGATGGTTTCTTTAAAGGAGTTTCTGTTGGAGCTATTGGAAACTATATTGGAAAAAGAACTGGAGGTTGGAACAGTCAATACGATTCTACTAAACCAAACGGAATCTGGGACAGAGAAATTCCACTTGAAGGATATACAACAATAGATGTATCGGCTGGTTATACTTGGAGAAAAATTTCAATCTTATGTAAATTATCAAACATTACAAATGAGTTGAATTACACCGTTCACGAAAATTACAGTGTGAATCCAATCGCGCCTCGTCAAATCTTGACAAGCTTAAGATACAAATTCTAA
- a CDS encoding PepSY-associated TM helix domain-containing protein gives MTFKKIILKIHLWLGLGSGLIIVILGITGCIYVFDEELRPIVYHDSYYADETKNEQKPLSELLKITQDSIGKDKPINALNIQNEKNATVTLYTNKTIENKNAIWYWDTTEYNYHIYINPFTGKIQKIEDATTEFFEVVFSLHWSLLLTNDIGQPIVGIAVIIFIISLITGLILWWPKNKAAAKQRYWFRWKNTTQWKRKNYDLHNILGFYVTILALLIALTGLVWSFEWVNNGVKWIANGGQTIENTQKEIKSDVSKKSNQNPLDKIYATLKNDFPNAESYNISIPEDSLQSQFVFVDNGGSFDKILLQFDQYTGKLLDKKTYDDRNNGDKIRSLNYDIHAGGILGLPGKILAFFASFICASLPVTGFYIWWGRNNKKKKTK, from the coding sequence ATGACCTTTAAAAAAATCATACTTAAAATTCATTTATGGCTGGGTTTAGGCTCGGGTCTAATTATAGTTATTCTGGGTATTACAGGCTGTATTTATGTTTTTGACGAAGAATTAAGACCTATAGTTTATCACGATAGTTATTATGCCGATGAAACTAAAAACGAGCAAAAACCGCTATCTGAATTACTGAAAATTACGCAAGATTCTATTGGAAAAGACAAACCTATAAATGCGCTAAATATCCAAAATGAAAAAAATGCAACCGTAACATTATATACCAATAAAACGATCGAAAACAAAAATGCGATTTGGTATTGGGACACTACAGAATATAATTATCATATTTATATTAATCCTTTTACAGGAAAAATTCAGAAGATAGAAGATGCTACAACGGAGTTTTTTGAGGTTGTTTTCTCTCTGCATTGGAGTTTATTACTGACAAATGACATTGGTCAGCCAATTGTTGGAATTGCAGTAATCATATTTATTATCTCCCTAATTACGGGACTTATACTTTGGTGGCCCAAAAATAAAGCTGCTGCAAAACAACGTTATTGGTTTCGCTGGAAAAACACAACACAATGGAAACGCAAAAATTATGACTTGCATAATATTCTCGGATTTTATGTAACCATTCTTGCCTTGCTTATTGCGCTTACAGGTTTGGTTTGGTCGTTTGAATGGGTTAATAATGGCGTAAAATGGATTGCAAATGGTGGTCAGACTATCGAAAATACGCAGAAGGAAATAAAATCAGATGTTTCGAAAAAAAGCAATCAAAATCCGCTGGATAAAATCTATGCTACGCTAAAAAATGATTTTCCAAATGCAGAAAGCTACAACATTTCAATTCCCGAAGATTCTCTACAATCGCAATTTGTATTTGTGGATAATGGCGGAAGTTTTGACAAAATCCTACTTCAATTTGATCAATATACCGGAAAATTATTAGATAAGAAAACCTATGATGACCGAAATAACGGCGACAAAATACGCTCGCTAAACTATGATATTCACGCTGGTGGCATATTGGGATTACCGGGAAAAATATTGGCTTTTTTCGCTAGTTTTATTTGTGCAAGTCTTCCTGTAACCGGATTTTATATTTGGTGGGGAAGAAATAATAAGAAGAAAAAAACGAAATAA